A genome region from Bordetella genomosp. 10 includes the following:
- the ugpB gene encoding sn-glycerol-3-phosphate ABC transporter substrate-binding protein UgpB has product MRSHRLALAAAALIAAFGASSAHAATEIQFWHSMEGALGDRVNEMVDQFNKSQSDYVVKAVYKGNYGESMNAGIAAFRAGNAPDILQVFEVGTATMMYAKGAIKPVQQMSEEAGDPIDPKAFIGAVGGYYSSADGKLVSMPFNSSTVVMYYNKDAFKKAGLDADKPPKTWQELAEATKKLKAAGQECGYTTSWPSWVQLETFSAWHNVPYATKDNGFGGLDARLAIDSPLHQRHLEFLAQLAKDGEFMYGGRGDDPNALFISGKCAMITGSSGLRANIIKNAKFQFGTSTVPYYADVKGAPQNTIIGGASLWVFGNKSPAVYKGVTKFFKFLASPEVAAKWHQQTGYVPVTKAAYELTEKSGFYAQNPGTDVGVKELNVETTAQSRGVRLGFLPQIREIEDAEIERIVSGKESAKDGLANATKRGNELLEKFEKSVK; this is encoded by the coding sequence ATGCGCTCCCACCGTCTCGCCCTCGCGGCGGCGGCCCTGATCGCCGCGTTCGGCGCGTCGTCGGCCCACGCCGCCACTGAAATCCAGTTCTGGCACTCCATGGAAGGAGCGCTGGGCGACCGCGTCAACGAAATGGTCGACCAGTTCAACAAGAGCCAATCCGACTACGTCGTGAAGGCCGTCTACAAGGGCAACTACGGCGAATCGATGAACGCCGGCATCGCCGCCTTCCGCGCCGGCAACGCCCCCGATATCCTCCAGGTCTTCGAAGTCGGCACCGCCACGATGATGTACGCCAAGGGCGCCATCAAGCCGGTGCAGCAGATGTCCGAGGAAGCCGGCGATCCGATCGATCCCAAGGCCTTCATCGGCGCCGTGGGCGGCTACTACTCCTCCGCCGACGGCAAGCTCGTGTCGATGCCCTTCAACAGCTCGACCGTGGTCATGTACTACAACAAGGACGCCTTCAAGAAGGCCGGCCTGGACGCCGACAAGCCGCCCAAGACCTGGCAGGAACTGGCCGAGGCGACCAAGAAGCTGAAGGCCGCCGGCCAGGAATGCGGCTACACGACCTCGTGGCCGTCGTGGGTCCAACTGGAAACCTTCTCGGCCTGGCACAACGTGCCCTACGCCACCAAGGACAACGGCTTCGGCGGCCTGGACGCGCGCCTGGCCATCGACTCGCCCCTGCACCAGCGCCACCTGGAATTCCTGGCCCAACTGGCCAAGGACGGCGAGTTCATGTACGGCGGCCGCGGCGACGATCCCAACGCCCTTTTCATCTCGGGCAAGTGCGCCATGATCACCGGCTCCAGCGGCCTGCGCGCCAACATCATCAAGAACGCCAAGTTCCAGTTCGGCACCTCGACCGTGCCCTACTACGCGGACGTCAAGGGCGCCCCGCAGAACACCATCATCGGCGGCGCCTCGCTGTGGGTGTTCGGCAACAAGTCGCCGGCCGTCTACAAGGGCGTGACCAAGTTCTTCAAGTTCCTCGCCAGTCCGGAAGTGGCCGCCAAGTGGCACCAGCAGACCGGCTACGTGCCCGTCACCAAGGCCGCCTACGAGCTGACCGAGAAGTCCGGCTTCTATGCCCAGAACCCGGGCACCGACGTCGGCGTCAAGGAACTGAACGTGGAAACCACCGCGCAGTCGCGCGGCGTGCGCCTGGGTTTCCTGCCGCAGATCCGCGAGATCGAGGACGCCGAAATCGAGCGCATCGTCTCCGGCAAGGAAAGCGCCAAGGACGGCCTGGCCAACGCCACCAAGCGCGGCAACGAGTTGCTCGAAAAGTTCGAAAAAAGTGTAAAGTAG
- the proC gene encoding pyrroline-5-carboxylate reductase → MDTHITPDSRLRVAFIGAGNMATALATGMAGRLCPAGQIHAVDLNPDSHAAWQARGATTATAPDETLSQCNVWFFAVKPQYMRDAVRACQPWLRPGTLVVSVAAGLRGDVLAAWLGQDGQPYDKIVRCMPNTPALVGAGVTGMLALAGVGAADRELAQTMLSSVGHVVWVDDDAAIDAVTALSGSGPAYVFRFLEALIAGGVAVGLDEEQAKALALGTFEGAAKLARESADSPSVLRERVTSKGGTTAAALKVFDDGDLMGLVARAMAAAAQRSRELAQEFGK, encoded by the coding sequence ATGGACACGCACATCACCCCCGACAGCCGCTTGCGCGTCGCCTTCATCGGCGCCGGCAACATGGCTACCGCCCTGGCCACCGGCATGGCCGGCCGCCTTTGCCCCGCCGGCCAGATCCACGCCGTCGACCTCAATCCGGACAGCCACGCGGCCTGGCAGGCCCGCGGCGCCACCACCGCGACGGCGCCGGACGAGACGCTGTCCCAATGCAACGTCTGGTTCTTCGCCGTCAAGCCGCAATACATGCGCGACGCGGTGCGGGCCTGCCAGCCCTGGCTGCGCCCCGGCACGCTGGTCGTCAGCGTGGCCGCCGGCCTGCGCGGCGACGTGCTGGCCGCCTGGCTGGGCCAGGACGGACAGCCCTACGACAAGATCGTGCGCTGCATGCCCAACACCCCGGCCCTGGTCGGCGCGGGCGTGACCGGCATGCTGGCCCTGGCCGGGGTCGGCGCGGCCGACCGCGAGCTGGCGCAGACCATGCTGAGCTCGGTCGGCCACGTCGTCTGGGTGGACGACGACGCCGCCATCGACGCCGTGACGGCGCTGTCCGGCAGCGGGCCGGCCTACGTGTTCCGCTTCCTGGAAGCCTTGATCGCCGGCGGCGTGGCGGTGGGCCTGGACGAGGAACAGGCCAAGGCGCTGGCGCTGGGCACCTTCGAGGGCGCGGCCAAGCTGGCGCGCGAATCGGCCGATTCGCCGTCGGTGCTGCGCGAGCGGGTGACCTCCAAGGGCGGCACCACCGCCGCCGCGCTCAAGGTCTTCGACGACGGCGACCTGATGGGCCTGGTGGCGCGCGCCATGGCGGCCGCCGCCCAGCGCTCGCGCGAACTGGCGCAGGAGTTCGGCAAGTGA
- a CDS encoding VUT family protein, with protein sequence MGGLQFFVAVLCMGLVVVGSNILVQIPLNHWLTWGGLSYPLAFLVTDVLNRRFGPLAARRVAWVGFAAALAVSTWLASPRIALASGVAYICAQLLDIQVFDRLRDLRWWRAPLVSGVLGALLDTALFFSVAFAATGAPWVTWMLGDVAVKLAVNISMLAPFRALMWNLARPAATNGTPASP encoded by the coding sequence ATGGGCGGCCTGCAATTCTTCGTGGCGGTGCTGTGCATGGGGCTGGTGGTGGTCGGCTCCAATATCCTGGTGCAGATACCGCTGAATCACTGGCTGACCTGGGGCGGCCTGTCCTATCCGCTGGCTTTCCTGGTCACCGACGTGCTGAACCGCCGTTTCGGCCCGCTGGCGGCCCGGCGCGTGGCCTGGGTCGGCTTCGCCGCCGCGCTGGCGGTGTCTACCTGGCTGGCCTCGCCGCGCATCGCGCTGGCCTCCGGCGTGGCCTATATCTGCGCCCAATTGCTCGACATCCAGGTGTTCGACCGCCTGCGCGACCTGCGCTGGTGGCGTGCGCCGCTGGTGTCCGGCGTGCTGGGCGCCTTGCTCGACACGGCCCTGTTCTTCAGCGTCGCCTTCGCGGCGACCGGGGCGCCGTGGGTGACCTGGATGCTGGGCGACGTCGCGGTCAAGCTGGCGGTCAATATCAGCATGCTGGCGCCGTTCCGCGCCCTGATGTGGAACCTGGCGCGCCCCGCCGCCACGAACGGGACTCCTGCGTCGCCCTGA
- a CDS encoding branched-chain amino acid ABC transporter substrate-binding protein: protein MKLLKRVTPLALALGALTLAGAVHAADTIKIGIPQPMTGPNTQYGDQIQAGALTAIETINAKGGVKGKKLEPILIDDGCEPKQAVPAANRVVNSGAKFAVAHACSGVTVPAVNVYEQEGIVAITPGATSPLVTDTTKPKMFFRTIGRDDQQGPFAANYIAKNVKPKKVAVLHDKQTYGSGVATQVKDTLVKDGVNVVMFEGINVGDSDYSAVITKLKSQGVDFVYFGGYHPELGLLLRQSREQGLNVQFMGPEGTANQDLVAIAGPAIDGLLVTLPADFTKLPGNEGIVKAFRDKKRDPDGAFQMPAYAAVQLIADGIEAVGEDPVKVADYLHKHSFDTSIGKVEYDAKGDLKNFEFAVFKWDKDGKKTQL, encoded by the coding sequence ATGAAGTTGTTGAAACGCGTTACCCCCCTGGCGCTGGCCCTGGGGGCCCTTACGCTGGCCGGCGCCGTGCATGCCGCCGATACCATCAAGATCGGCATTCCGCAGCCCATGACGGGCCCCAACACCCAGTACGGGGACCAGATCCAGGCGGGCGCGCTGACCGCCATCGAAACCATCAACGCCAAAGGCGGCGTCAAGGGCAAGAAGCTCGAACCCATCCTCATCGACGACGGCTGCGAACCGAAGCAGGCCGTGCCCGCCGCCAACCGGGTGGTGAACTCGGGCGCCAAGTTCGCCGTCGCCCACGCCTGCTCCGGCGTCACGGTGCCGGCGGTCAACGTCTACGAGCAGGAAGGCATCGTCGCCATCACCCCGGGCGCCACCTCGCCCCTGGTGACCGACACCACCAAGCCCAAGATGTTCTTCCGCACCATCGGCCGCGACGACCAGCAGGGCCCGTTCGCCGCCAACTACATCGCCAAGAACGTCAAGCCCAAGAAGGTCGCCGTGCTGCACGACAAGCAGACCTACGGTTCGGGCGTGGCCACCCAGGTCAAGGACACCCTGGTCAAGGACGGCGTGAACGTCGTCATGTTCGAGGGCATCAACGTCGGCGACAGCGATTACTCGGCGGTCATCACCAAGCTGAAGTCGCAGGGCGTGGACTTCGTCTACTTCGGCGGCTACCACCCCGAACTGGGCCTGCTGCTGCGCCAGTCGCGCGAACAGGGCCTGAACGTGCAGTTCATGGGGCCGGAAGGCACCGCCAACCAGGACCTGGTGGCCATCGCCGGGCCGGCCATCGACGGCCTGCTGGTGACGCTGCCGGCGGACTTCACCAAGCTGCCGGGCAACGAGGGCATCGTGAAGGCCTTCCGCGACAAGAAGCGCGACCCGGACGGCGCCTTCCAGATGCCCGCCTACGCGGCGGTGCAACTGATCGCCGACGGCATCGAGGCGGTGGGCGAGGACCCCGTCAAGGTGGCCGACTACCTGCACAAGCACAGCTTCGACACGTCCATCGGCAAGGTCGAATACGACGCCAAGGGCGATTTGAAGAACTTCGAGTTCGCGGTGTTCAAGTGGGACAAGGACGGCAAGAAGACCCAGCTCTGA
- the livH gene encoding high-affinity branched-chain amino acid ABC transporter permease LivH yields MSDLLPQLTQQFFNGLSLGAIYALIAIGYTMVYGIIGMINFAHGEIYMIGAYVGLVTLTAIGTQSGMPVYLLVAAMLIVAMAVTGAYGFAVERVAYRPLRGSPRLVALISAIGMSIFLQNWVALGQGARDMAVPNILSGALQFHMGTNFDVTIPYSRVMIIVVTVVLMVALSLYIRHSRMGRASRACSQDMHMANLLGIDTNRVISFTFVLGAMLAAVGGVLVAVTIGKLNPFIGFIVGIKAFTAAVLGGIGSIPGAMLGGVLLGLVETFAAAYLSSQYKDIVAFLLLVLILLFRPTGLLGKPEVEKV; encoded by the coding sequence ATGTCTGACCTTCTTCCGCAACTGACGCAGCAGTTCTTCAACGGGCTGTCGCTGGGCGCCATCTATGCGCTGATCGCCATCGGCTACACCATGGTGTACGGCATCATCGGCATGATCAATTTCGCGCACGGCGAGATCTACATGATCGGCGCCTACGTCGGCCTGGTGACGCTGACGGCCATCGGCACGCAAAGCGGCATGCCGGTCTACCTGCTGGTGGCCGCCATGCTCATCGTCGCCATGGCCGTGACCGGCGCCTACGGTTTCGCCGTGGAGCGCGTGGCCTACCGGCCCTTGCGCGGCAGCCCGCGGCTGGTGGCGCTGATCTCCGCCATCGGCATGTCCATCTTCCTGCAGAACTGGGTGGCGCTGGGGCAGGGCGCGCGCGACATGGCCGTGCCCAACATCCTGTCGGGCGCGCTGCAATTCCACATGGGCACCAATTTCGACGTCACCATCCCGTATTCGCGCGTGATGATCATCGTGGTGACCGTGGTGCTGATGGTCGCGCTGTCGCTGTATATCCGCCATTCGCGCATGGGCCGCGCTTCGCGCGCCTGCTCGCAGGACATGCACATGGCCAACCTGCTGGGCATCGACACCAACCGGGTGATCTCCTTCACCTTCGTGCTGGGCGCCATGCTGGCGGCCGTGGGCGGGGTGCTGGTCGCCGTGACCATCGGCAAGCTCAATCCCTTCATCGGCTTCATCGTCGGCATCAAGGCCTTCACGGCGGCGGTGCTGGGCGGCATCGGCAGCATTCCCGGCGCCATGCTGGGCGGCGTGCTGCTGGGCCTGGTGGAAACCTTCGCCGCGGCCTATCTGTCGTCCCAATACAAGGACATCGTCGCGTTCCTGCTGTTGGTGTTGATCCTGCTGTTCCGTCCCACCGGCCTGTTGGGCAAACCCGAGGTGGAAAAAGTCTGA
- a CDS encoding high-affinity branched-chain amino acid ABC transporter permease LivM: MAQNIRNAFIAAIMTAVIVTPVFGLQLVRQGARTLMDPHWSNVLVAMAIVFAGQLLRPWLGLPFKRLKGALPTLPAAPASGHKWLVSALVVVAVVWPFFGDRSAVDIATLVLIYVMLGLGLNIVVGFAGLLDLGFVGFYAVGAYTYALLYHWGGWGFWEALPFAGAMSALFGFVLGFPVLRLRGDYLAIVTLGFGEIIRLLLINLNWLTGGPDGISGIPKPSVFGIEMARSSSVEGRQTFHEMLGLTFQNQHVIIWLYLMALALALITLFVSTRLKRMPVGRAWEALREDEIACRSLGLNPTRIKLSAFTLGAMFAGFGGAFFAARQGLVNPESFTFIESALILAIVVLGGMGSQVGVILAAILLTVLPELAREFAEYRMLMFGLVMVLMMMWRPQGLLPMQRPHVELDRK, from the coding sequence ATGGCGCAAAACATACGCAATGCCTTCATCGCGGCCATCATGACCGCGGTCATCGTCACGCCGGTGTTCGGCCTGCAGTTGGTGCGCCAGGGCGCGCGCACGCTGATGGACCCGCACTGGTCCAACGTCCTGGTCGCCATGGCGATCGTGTTCGCCGGCCAGTTGCTGCGGCCCTGGCTGGGCCTGCCGTTCAAGCGCCTGAAGGGGGCGCTGCCGACGCTGCCGGCCGCGCCCGCCAGCGGCCACAAATGGCTGGTGTCGGCGCTGGTGGTCGTCGCCGTCGTATGGCCGTTTTTCGGCGACCGCAGCGCGGTGGACATCGCCACGCTGGTGCTGATCTACGTCATGCTGGGGCTGGGCCTGAACATCGTGGTGGGCTTCGCCGGCCTGCTGGACCTGGGTTTCGTCGGCTTCTACGCGGTGGGCGCCTACACCTATGCCTTGCTGTACCACTGGGGCGGCTGGGGCTTCTGGGAGGCCTTGCCCTTCGCCGGCGCCATGTCGGCGCTGTTCGGCTTCGTGCTGGGCTTTCCGGTGCTGCGCCTGCGCGGCGACTACCTGGCCATCGTCACCCTGGGCTTCGGCGAGATCATCCGCCTGCTGCTGATCAACCTGAACTGGCTGACGGGGGGCCCGGACGGCATCTCCGGCATACCCAAGCCGTCGGTGTTCGGCATCGAGATGGCGCGCTCGTCCAGCGTCGAGGGACGCCAGACCTTCCATGAAATGCTGGGCCTGACCTTCCAGAACCAGCACGTCATCATCTGGCTGTACCTGATGGCGCTGGCGCTGGCCCTGATCACGCTGTTCGTCTCCACGCGGCTCAAGCGCATGCCGGTGGGACGGGCCTGGGAAGCCTTGCGCGAGGACGAGATCGCCTGCCGCTCGCTGGGCCTGAATCCCACCCGCATCAAGCTGTCCGCTTTCACGCTGGGCGCGATGTTCGCCGGCTTCGGCGGGGCGTTCTTCGCCGCGCGCCAGGGGCTGGTGAATCCGGAATCCTTCACCTTCATCGAATCGGCGCTGATCCTCGCCATCGTGGTGCTGGGCGGCATGGGCTCGCAGGTGGGCGTGATCCTGGCCGCCATCCTGCTGACCGTGCTGCCGGAACTGGCGCGCGAGTTCGCCGAGTACCGCATGCTGATGTTCGGCCTGGTCATGGTGCTGATGATGATGTGGCGGCCGCAAGGCCTGCTGCCCATGCAACGTCCTCACGTGGAGCTGGACAGGAAATGA
- the livG gene encoding high-affinity branched-chain amino acid ABC transporter ATP-binding protein LivG, whose product MSDALLRVSGLCMRFGGLLAVDHVAFDVGRDEVFAIIGPNGAGKTTVFNCVGGFYHPSEGGIEMDGVSITGLPSHRVAQHGLVRTFQNVRLFKKLTVLENLLVAQHTQVETRLLPGLLKLKSYRQAEADAVKRAAEWLDFMGLRDYANREAGNLAYGHQRRLEIARCMITKPRLLMLDEPAAGLNPQEKQDLQRLIDRLRREFGVAVLLIEHDMSLVMGISDRILVMEHGKPITTGTPQAVRSDERVIKAYLGEE is encoded by the coding sequence ATGAGCGACGCCTTGCTGAGAGTATCGGGTCTGTGCATGCGCTTCGGCGGCCTGCTGGCCGTCGACCACGTGGCCTTCGACGTGGGGCGCGACGAGGTGTTCGCCATCATCGGCCCCAACGGCGCCGGCAAGACCACCGTGTTCAACTGCGTCGGCGGCTTCTACCACCCCAGCGAGGGCGGCATCGAGATGGACGGCGTTTCCATCACCGGCCTGCCCAGCCACCGCGTGGCGCAGCACGGCCTGGTGCGCACCTTCCAGAACGTGCGCCTGTTCAAGAAGCTGACGGTACTGGAGAACCTGCTGGTGGCGCAGCATACGCAGGTCGAGACGCGGCTGCTGCCGGGCCTGCTCAAGCTGAAGTCCTACCGGCAGGCGGAGGCCGACGCCGTCAAGCGCGCGGCCGAATGGCTGGACTTCATGGGCCTGCGCGACTACGCCAACCGCGAGGCCGGCAACCTGGCCTATGGCCACCAGCGGCGCCTGGAGATCGCCCGCTGCATGATCACCAAGCCGCGGCTGCTGATGCTGGACGAGCCGGCCGCCGGCCTCAATCCCCAGGAGAAGCAGGACCTGCAGCGCCTGATCGACCGCCTGCGCCGCGAGTTCGGCGTGGCGGTGCTGCTGATCGAGCACGACATGAGTCTGGTGATGGGCATCTCCGACCGCATCCTGGTCATGGAGCACGGCAAGCCCATCACCACCGGAACCCCGCAGGCGGTGCGCAGCGATGAGCGCGTCATCAAGGCGTATCTGGGAGAGGAATGA
- a CDS encoding ABC transporter ATP-binding protein, giving the protein MLKLENVHTYYGAIQALNGVSVEVNKGEIVTLIGANGAGKTTLLMTVCGNPQAREGVITFEGRDITRADTHQIMRSGIAVSPEGRRVFKDLTVEENLMMGGFFSNRVQMQQGLGHVYELFPRLKERAQQRAGTMSGGEQQMLAIGRALMTRPSLLLLDEPTLGLAPLIIAQIFDIIRTIRDQGVTVFLVEQNANKALQVADRGYVLENGRVVMHDTGANLLVNADVRKAYLGA; this is encoded by the coding sequence ATGCTGAAGCTGGAGAACGTGCACACCTACTACGGCGCCATCCAGGCCCTGAACGGCGTGTCGGTGGAGGTGAACAAGGGCGAGATCGTGACCTTGATCGGGGCCAACGGCGCCGGCAAGACCACCTTGCTGATGACGGTCTGCGGCAATCCGCAGGCGCGCGAGGGCGTCATCACCTTCGAGGGGCGCGACATCACGCGGGCGGACACGCACCAGATCATGCGCAGCGGCATCGCCGTGTCGCCCGAAGGACGGCGCGTGTTCAAGGACCTGACCGTGGAGGAGAACCTGATGATGGGCGGGTTCTTCTCCAACCGGGTGCAGATGCAGCAGGGGCTGGGGCACGTCTACGAACTGTTCCCGCGCCTGAAGGAACGCGCCCAGCAGCGCGCCGGCACCATGTCGGGCGGCGAGCAGCAGATGCTGGCCATCGGCCGCGCGCTGATGACCCGGCCCAGCCTGTTGCTGCTGGACGAGCCGACGCTGGGACTGGCGCCGCTGATCATCGCGCAGATCTTCGACATCATCCGCACCATCCGCGACCAGGGCGTGACGGTGTTCCTGGTCGAACAGAACGCCAACAAGGCGCTGCAGGTGGCCGACCGCGGGTACGTGCTGGAGAACGGCCGGGTGGTGATGCACGACACCGGCGCCAACCTGCTGGTCAACGCCGACGTGCGCAAGGCCTACCTGGGCGCGTGA
- a CDS encoding aspartate/glutamate racemase family protein has product MTNAISGLYLGILGGMGPMAGAAFAERLVALTPAARDQDHIPALLVNDPRVPDRTAAKLAGGEDPLPAMSRGIALLNGAGARLIAIPCNTAHLWYDELVAASPAPVLHIIESVVEDLRRRGIHGGPIGLMGTEGTLRMGLYQRHLERHGYECVVPTEEEMTAYCTPSIAAVKANRLAESFEPAAACIRALAARGAVAVALGCTELPLAIPHDRRGEFSVPLTDSIDALALAAIQRYQEDMGAGRKTA; this is encoded by the coding sequence GTGACCAACGCTATATCCGGCCTCTACCTGGGCATCCTCGGCGGCATGGGCCCCATGGCCGGCGCCGCCTTCGCCGAACGGCTGGTGGCCCTCACCCCGGCCGCGCGCGACCAGGACCACATTCCCGCCCTGCTGGTGAACGATCCCCGCGTCCCCGACCGCACCGCCGCCAAGCTGGCCGGCGGCGAAGATCCCCTGCCCGCCATGTCGCGCGGCATCGCGCTGCTGAACGGCGCCGGCGCGCGGCTGATCGCCATTCCCTGCAACACCGCCCACCTGTGGTACGACGAACTGGTGGCGGCCTCGCCGGCGCCGGTGCTGCACATCATCGAATCGGTGGTGGAAGACCTGCGCCGGCGCGGCATCCACGGCGGCCCCATCGGCCTGATGGGCACCGAGGGCACGCTGCGCATGGGCCTGTACCAGCGCCACCTGGAGCGCCACGGCTACGAATGCGTGGTGCCGACCGAGGAAGAAATGACGGCGTACTGCACGCCGTCCATCGCCGCCGTCAAGGCCAACCGCCTGGCCGAGTCCTTCGAGCCGGCGGCCGCCTGCATCCGCGCCCTGGCGGCGCGCGGCGCGGTGGCGGTGGCCCTGGGCTGCACGGAGCTGCCCCTGGCCATCCCGCACGACCGCCGCGGCGAGTTCAGCGTGCCCCTGACCGACTCCATCGACGCCCTGGCCCTGGCCGCGATCCAGCGCTACCAGGAAGACATGGGGGCCGGCCGCAAGACCGCCTGA
- a CDS encoding N-acyl-D-amino-acid deacylase family protein, translating into MQQQPDLILANALVVDGSGAGRYTADVAIAGERIAAVGRFPDATAPRLDVSGLAVAPGFIDSHTHDDGYLLAHPDMTPKVSQGITTVVTGNCGISLAPLVRAQVPQPLDLLGPPELFRYPRFADWIADLRATPAAVNVIPLVGHTTLRVAAMDDTQRAATPAEIAAMQAMMEEALQAGAFGMSTGTFYPPAAHAPTEEIMAVGAPIRARGGLYATHLRDETDQIVPAMQEALDIGRALDCLVVFSHHKLAGQANHGRSVETLAMIDRAAPLQPVCLDCHPYPATSTMLRLDRVRIARRTMITWSKGHPPAKGRDFADLMAELGLDEQQLLEKLAPAGAIYFLMDEQDVRRIMAHPAAMVGSDGLPFDPHPHPRQWGTFTNVLRTLVREQSVLTLEAAVHKMTGLAARNYGLAERGLLRPGYYADLVLFDPERVGDRATFEAPVQASQGIHGVWVNGRRVWADGAAGTARPGQVLAPARRGKAGA; encoded by the coding sequence ATGCAGCAGCAACCCGACCTCATCCTCGCCAATGCCCTCGTCGTCGACGGCAGCGGCGCCGGCCGCTACACGGCCGACGTCGCCATCGCCGGCGAACGCATCGCCGCCGTCGGCCGCTTTCCCGACGCGACGGCGCCGCGCCTGGACGTCTCGGGCCTGGCTGTGGCGCCGGGTTTCATCGACTCCCACACGCACGACGACGGCTATCTGCTGGCGCATCCCGACATGACGCCCAAGGTCTCGCAGGGCATCACCACGGTGGTGACCGGCAATTGCGGCATCAGCCTGGCGCCGCTGGTGCGCGCGCAGGTCCCCCAGCCGCTGGACCTGCTGGGGCCGCCCGAACTGTTCCGCTACCCGCGTTTCGCCGACTGGATCGCGGACCTGCGCGCGACGCCCGCCGCCGTCAACGTCATTCCCCTGGTCGGCCACACCACGCTGCGCGTGGCCGCCATGGACGACACCCAGCGCGCCGCCACGCCGGCGGAGATCGCCGCCATGCAGGCGATGATGGAAGAAGCCTTGCAGGCCGGCGCCTTCGGCATGTCCACCGGCACCTTCTATCCGCCGGCGGCGCACGCGCCGACCGAGGAAATCATGGCCGTGGGCGCGCCCATCCGCGCGCGCGGCGGCTTGTACGCCACCCATCTGCGCGACGAAACCGACCAGATCGTGCCGGCCATGCAGGAAGCCCTGGACATCGGCCGCGCGCTGGACTGCCTGGTGGTCTTCTCGCACCACAAGCTGGCCGGCCAGGCCAACCACGGCCGCTCGGTCGAAACGCTGGCGATGATAGACCGCGCGGCCCCGCTGCAACCGGTCTGCCTGGACTGCCACCCCTATCCCGCGACGTCCACCATGCTGCGCCTGGACCGCGTGCGCATCGCGCGCCGCACCATGATCACCTGGTCCAAGGGCCATCCGCCGGCCAAGGGACGCGATTTCGCCGACCTGATGGCCGAGCTGGGCCTGGACGAGCAGCAGTTGCTGGAAAAGCTGGCGCCCGCCGGCGCCATCTACTTCCTGATGGACGAGCAGGACGTGCGCCGCATCATGGCGCACCCGGCCGCCATGGTGGGCTCGGACGGGTTGCCCTTCGACCCGCATCCGCACCCCCGCCAATGGGGCACGTTCACCAACGTGCTGCGCACCCTGGTGCGCGAACAGTCCGTCCTGACGCTGGAAGCCGCGGTGCACAAGATGACCGGCCTGGCGGCCCGCAACTACGGCCTGGCCGAGCGCGGACTGCTGCGGCCGGGCTATTATGCGGATCTGGTCCTGTTCGATCCCGAACGGGTCGGCGACCGCGCCACCTTCGAGGCGCCGGTGCAGGCCAGCCAGGGCATCCACGGGGTCTGGGTCAACGGCCGGCGCGTGTGGGCCGACGGCGCGGCGGGCACGGCCCGGCCCGGCCAGGTGCTGGCGCCCGCGCGCCGCGGAAAGGCCGGCGCCTGA